The genomic region TATACATACGGATTGACATTGGAGATTTCACAAGGTGCTAAAGTCAAGGACAATACCCTTAATCTTACTGGCCGTGCAGGAATTTACGCTGTAGAGCTTTATTCCGCTTGGAGCAATGATATCAGCTACAACCAAATCTATGCAAACGGTAGTTTCAGTGAAGTGGGCCTTTACGGTTCTTCAGGAAACAATATCACTCACAACACTATCCATTCATTTGGTGATGGTATCAATGACCCTGCACAAGGGCCGGAGCACCCAGATTCAGTGACATTGATCAACACTGGAATATTGCTTGAAAAGGGTTCCAATGGAAACATCATTTCAGACAATACCATCATAACTGATGGGGACAATGCAATTACCATTGACGGTTCAGTGGGCAATACAATTGCAAATAATGAGTTATCCTCATCAAAAGGCGGAGGAAATGCTGCTGTTAAGGATAATACTGGAATGAACCATATTTCAGGTAATACAGGTTCAAGATATGGTTCCAATTCAGATGACAGTTCCAATGGAAATTCTGGAAGTCCAATTCATACAAATGGTACTTCAAGCCAATCAAGCAATTCAGGTAATTCTGATTCCAATGGAGCAAGTTCATTCGGTAATGTAAATTCCAATTTCAATGCAAATGCCCAATCTTCTGCAAATGATGGTGCTGGAGATTCAGGTGAAGCAGGTGATGGATCTGACATCATTGCAAGTGAACTTGAAGAGGTTGCAAGTAAATCCTTATCTGGTGGAGTATTCGTACCGGTTGTAGCTTTACTCTTAATATTGGTCTTCTGTTTCAGTTTCTTAGGTGCAAAAGACGAAGATGATGAAGAAGAATAATTTGGATAAAAGAATAAATATCTAATATTTGTTCTCTTTTTTATTTTTTATTAGGAAATACCTGGCAAAAATTAATATTTTAAGTTATTAAAGTTTCTACTTTTACCTTTCTTTTTTTAATTATTTATCTAATTTTTTCTATATTGTTTTTTATCTTCTTCTCCATCTTTTCTATTTCAACTCCTTTTATAATTAATACTATTTCGTAAAATTTATATTATTATATAATAATAAATATAAATGTATAAATTTAGTTTTAAAATTCTTAAATTATATTTTATTTTTTTATCAAGTTTGATTTATCATTTTAAAAAATCATATTAAAATGAAATGTAATTTAGTAATTTATTATTTTAATCTAGCATGCTAAATGATTTATTTTATAAATCGAGGTGTTTAAACATATGAATTCTAATAAATTTATTCCAATGTTGGGATTATTGATTCTATTGATATTAGCTATTGGATCTATAAGTGCAAGTGATGTAGATTCAGATTCAATAATAGGGGATAGTGATGCTAATATCGATTTGGCAGCTACAGAAACGGCTGTAAATGAAATCGATGGTTCCAGTATTGATGATGAAGAAAATACTGATGATGTTATTGCTAATGTGGATGATGAGAGCATTAGCGATAATGTAGGAAGTATTGATGATGTTGAAAGTGAAGTAGGTGTGGAAAACCGTCTAGGTGCTAGCGCTGATAATGAAATTCTTGCATCTACTATACAATTTACAGAAAGCAAATATTCCACTTACTTTAATTCAAATGGAAATATCATCGCTGGAAAACTAAAAGCTGGAGACACTTTAGACTTTTCAGGAAAGTTCACAGATAAAATGTTTATAATCAATATTCCTTTGATTGTAACCAGTACAAAAGGCACAGCACAGTTTACCAATTGTGGATTTAGTTTTATAAATGGTTCAAGCGGTTCAAGCATTTCCAATTTAAAAATGAACAATTCTGTTGCTGACAGGCCACTTATTTCAGTGTCTGATGTAAATGATATGGAAATTTATAATAATGACCTATTTGCTTCCGGTAGGGGCTCTCATCCTATGGCCTTTTCAAGAGTAAATAGATTGCATATTTATAGAAACACTCTCCAAACCACTGGTTATGTACAGGGTTGGGGACATCCATCCGCTATGGTCTTAAATAATGCAGGGTCTTGTAATATCACACAAAATACAGTAATAACCAATGATTCAAATGGTATTTATTTCAGTGGATATGCTGCAAATACTGGAATGGGCGCTGGAGGAGATGCAGCAAGTTATTCTAATTACATTGTAAATAATACAGTTTCTTCCATTAGGCCTCTACCTTCATCATTTGTTTATGCTATTCAAGTGATGAGTAGTAATAATTTTATTATTAACAATACAATTTATAATGTATATAGGGGAATTTCCACTACTGGTTCCAATAATCAAATAATCGGAAATAACATATCAGGAATACATGGAGCTTATTATAGTCAGACTACAGTAGAGCAAGGTGGGGAAGCTGCAATAATTTCAGGTTCAAATTCCATAGTCAAAGAAAACATTATTAGTAACTGTCTTTTCAGTCAGGATATAAAAGGGGCTGCTATAAATGTCAATAAGAATTCTCTTGTAAGTGGTAACATTATTCAAAATTGTTCTGGTATGGGTATCGTATTAACTGGGGGCAATATTACTCTCAATGGTAATAATTTAAATGTCACAGGATATGGGTTATTAGCTGAAGGAAACATTGCTAATGTTGAAATGGAGTTAAATGTCATAGATTCCAGTGATCAACATTCAATTCATTTGGCAAGAACTTCAAGAAATGATTTCCCTCATGACTTTATCATCCAAAACAACACTCTTTACAGTAATGCGGAAGAAGCTATTTATATGGATGATGTGTGTACAAATATATTGAGAGGTAACAATATTATCATTGGTGAGTCTGGAAGTCATATAGTTGATGAAAATAATACCCATATAATTAATGAAAAGAATTTTTATAATTATTTTTTACTTACAGGTTCATTCAATAAAAGAGTTAATGAAGATGACACTATAATATTTGTAGGTAACTTTTCAAGTAAAGGAAAATTAAATATTAATAAAAAAGTCATTATTCAAGGTGTAAATGCAGTATTTGAAGATACAACATTCCTTATTTCAGAAGTTGATGGTTTAATTTTTGAAAACATTAACATTACAAACCCTAATAAAAAACTATCTGATCGCTTATGGGGTATTCAAATAAGCAAATCCAATAATGTAACTATTAAAGATTGTAATATTTCCATTTACGATCCTTATTCAGCATTTGCAGTTTATGTATTGGATTCCAATGATTGCAAAGTAATCAATAACAGTTTAGAAGCAAAAGGTGATTACTTCACAGTAGCTTTATTCTCATTTAATTCCACCAATCTTTTGATTGATGGAAATTCCATCAAAACCATTGGTCCTGGTGAAACTTACCTTTGCAACAACAGAAGCTGTTTAAACATTTTGGTTCAAGGTGTAACAATCTGTCCAGATGGAACCATTATCTGCCCAGATGGAACAACATATAGTCCTGGCGATTATGAGGTTTGCACTGACGGCACAATCATTTGTCCGGATGGAACAACTATCTGCACTGATGGAACTACTATTTGTGCTGATGGTACTCAAATCTGTACCGATGGAACTATTATCTGTGCAGATGGAACACAATATGCTCCTGGACAATACACTACCTGTGCTGATGGTTCAATAATTTGTCCAGATGGAAAAGTAATTTGTATTAATGGAACTATATATTCTCCAGAAGAATGCGAAAATCTCACAAATGGTGAAATCCGTTGCCCTGACGGAACTGTCCTTTGTCCAGACGGCACTGTTTTATGTACTGATGGATCTACTATCTGTCCAGATGGTAGAACAATTTGCGCTGATGGAACCATTATCTGTGCAGACAGGTATAAAATTTGCACTAATGGTTCAATAATTTGTCCTGATGGAACAACAATTGCTTCTGGTGATTACAATAATGAAAGTGGCGTAATTACCCTTCCAGATAATACTGTCATTTATGAAAATGGAACTGTTGTTTGCTCTGACGGCACAGTAATCTGTCCTGATGGTACTGGTGGCTCAGGATTATTGGATGGAGTTATTCCAGGAACCCATATGATTTCTGGCCTATTTAGAACATATGGTGCTTTATTTGTACATTCATCTAATATCAATTTCATAAACAATAATGTTAATGTAAGCTCAACCCTTGATCCTTTCTATAAGTTAAATGAGTCTTGCAACACTATTGCTGGAGTATTCATTCATTATGGAGGATTCAACAATACAATTGCAAACAATAACATTACTCTTGATTCAAATGACCCTGTCATTTATGGTATAGGTATTGTAGGTGCAAGTTCAAACAGCACTGCAATTGGTTCTAAAAACAATTCCTTCATTGACAATAATGTTTTCATCAAAGGACCATACCATGGTGTTGGAATCTATTTAGGAAATAAAGCGACAAATTCAACATTTGCAAACAGTTTTGTAATTTCTGCAGTCAATGTGCATGAAATCGTAAACCGCACCCTTGTGGAAAATGATGAGAACGTTATTGATGGAAATACATTTGAGATAATCCCTCCTCATCATACTGCTTTAACTGTTTCAAGTGCTTCATATAAATGGAATAATGGAAATAAATACGTTTCAATTACCCTTAAGGACATTAATGGTACATTGATTCCTAACCAAAGCATAGTTATAACAGTTGATGGCAAGAATTACACTGGCGTTACTGATGCAAATGGTGTAGCTAAAATCAAGGTTACAATAAGCAAAGTTGGTGCTTTTGACGTTGTTGCATACTTCAATGGCGAAGGAAACTACATTGCTTCAACCAGCAAAGGAAAACTCACTTTAACCAAAGACAGCACAAGCTTGACTTCTTCTGGCAAGACTTATGCGGTAACTGTAACTTCAAAATCAATTACATTAACCTTGAAAGATGGAAGCGGAAAGGTAATTGCAAATAGAAAAGTCACTGCAACCGTAAATGGAAAGACCTACACTGCAACAACCAATTCAAAAGGTGTAGCTACTTTCAAATTGACTTTAAAAACAGTGAAAACTTATACAGTTTCACTTAAATTTGCAGGAGACAGTTATTACACAGCTAGCACCAAGTCAATAAAAGTTAAGGTAACCAAGACAAAAACCAAATTGACTGTTCCTAAAAAGACCTATAAAAGGACTGCAAAAGTTAAGAAAATTACTGCAACCTTAAAGGATCAAACTGGAAAGGTCATCAAGTCCAAAAAGGTTACTTTCACTGTCAACGGCAAGAAATACACTGCAAAAACCAATAAGAAAGGTGTAGCTACTGTAAAGGTTAAACTCTCTAAAAAGAAAACCTACAAGGTTACAGTTAAGTTTGCTGGTGACAAGACTTACTATGCGGTTAAAAAGACTGGTAAAGTTGTAATAAAATAGATTTTCAAATAATGATTAAGTCAAATGAAATAATTTGAACTTAATTATTTTATTTTCTTTATTTTTATGGTGATTGAATGATAAATATTGGAAATGCTTTGATTTTTTCAGATGAAGCTGCCTTTCAGGGATCAAACAATGGCTTATTTGCATTTTTCTCAAATACTAATGGTGCTGGCTTTCCTATACTGGATAGTTCATTGACTGCTATTACACAGGCATTGCAGATACCTGTAATCATTCTTTTAATAGCATTTTTAGTATTCGCTGTATATACTTTAGGAAAGCTTCTAGCAGAACACCTTTCTCGTAAGAAAGTACCTGTTAGCTTAATCAAAGAAATGATTTACTCAATCTATGATGCAGAGTCTGCTGAAGACATTAAAAATGTAGTCAATAATGCAGATATTCAAAAGTCTCAAAAGAGAATTTTATCTGAACTGGCAGAGTCAGAGCATCTTGGTAAAAAGTCAAGGGAAACATTGGCTCGTAGATTGATTGATAATGAAGAGGATAAGATTGCACAAAACCTCAACAAGACTGACATTGTCACTAAAATTGGTCCGACCCTTGGATTGATGGGTACTTTAATCCCTATGGGTCCAGGTCTTGCAGCATTAGGTACCGGTGATGTAACCACACTTGCAAGTGCAATTACAATTGCATTCAATACAACAGTTATTGGTATTGGATCTGGTGCTATTGCATACTTTGCATCTAAATTGAGACGCAGATGGTTTGGTGAATACCTTGCCAACTTGGATGCTTTGATGGATGCGATTTTAGATAATATTGACAAGAGAGATGAGAGACTTAAATAGTCACTGAAGTGATTGAAAATTTACAATATACTTTTGAAAACAATAATTTTAATTAATTGTTTTTAGAAAACAAGCTTTTATATTGTATACAATATATTTAAAAAATTTTACAATAGATTAGAATTCATATGGTTTAAAATTTGAAAATTTTATAAGGATTTCATATATTTTGGTGATTATTATGGCTCGTCGTCGAGGAAAAGGACGTTTTGATAGTGAGGAAGAAGACCCTATGGCAGGAACAGCTAACCTTGTGG from Methanobrevibacter ruminantium harbors:
- a CDS encoding right-handed parallel beta-helix repeat-containing protein, whose protein sequence is MNSNKFIPMLGLLILLILAIGSISASDVDSDSIIGDSDANIDLAATETAVNEIDGSSIDDEENTDDVIANVDDESISDNVGSIDDVESEVGVENRLGASADNEILASTIQFTESKYSTYFNSNGNIIAGKLKAGDTLDFSGKFTDKMFIINIPLIVTSTKGTAQFTNCGFSFINGSSGSSISNLKMNNSVADRPLISVSDVNDMEIYNNDLFASGRGSHPMAFSRVNRLHIYRNTLQTTGYVQGWGHPSAMVLNNAGSCNITQNTVITNDSNGIYFSGYAANTGMGAGGDAASYSNYIVNNTVSSIRPLPSSFVYAIQVMSSNNFIINNTIYNVYRGISTTGSNNQIIGNNISGIHGAYYSQTTVEQGGEAAIISGSNSIVKENIISNCLFSQDIKGAAINVNKNSLVSGNIIQNCSGMGIVLTGGNITLNGNNLNVTGYGLLAEGNIANVEMELNVIDSSDQHSIHLARTSRNDFPHDFIIQNNTLYSNAEEAIYMDDVCTNILRGNNIIIGESGSHIVDENNTHIINEKNFYNYFLLTGSFNKRVNEDDTIIFVGNFSSKGKLNINKKVIIQGVNAVFEDTTFLISEVDGLIFENINITNPNKKLSDRLWGIQISKSNNVTIKDCNISIYDPYSAFAVYVLDSNDCKVINNSLEAKGDYFTVALFSFNSTNLLIDGNSIKTIGPGETYLCNNRSCLNILVQGVTICPDGTIICPDGTTYSPGDYEVCTDGTIICPDGTTICTDGTTICADGTQICTDGTIICADGTQYAPGQYTTCADGSIICPDGKVICINGTIYSPEECENLTNGEIRCPDGTVLCPDGTVLCTDGSTICPDGRTICADGTIICADRYKICTNGSIICPDGTTIASGDYNNESGVITLPDNTVIYENGTVVCSDGTVICPDGTGGSGLLDGVIPGTHMISGLFRTYGALFVHSSNINFINNNVNVSSTLDPFYKLNESCNTIAGVFIHYGGFNNTIANNNITLDSNDPVIYGIGIVGASSNSTAIGSKNNSFIDNNVFIKGPYHGVGIYLGNKATNSTFANSFVISAVNVHEIVNRTLVENDENVIDGNTFEIIPPHHTALTVSSASYKWNNGNKYVSITLKDINGTLIPNQSIVITVDGKNYTGVTDANGVAKIKVTISKVGAFDVVAYFNGEGNYIASTSKGKLTLTKDSTSLTSSGKTYAVTVTSKSITLTLKDGSGKVIANRKVTATVNGKTYTATTNSKGVATFKLTLKTVKTYTVSLKFAGDSYYTASTKSIKVKVTKTKTKLTVPKKTYKRTAKVKKITATLKDQTGKVIKSKKVTFTVNGKKYTAKTNKKGVATVKVKLSKKKTYKVTVKFAGDKTYYAVKKTGKVVIK
- a CDS encoding MotA/TolQ/ExbB proton channel family protein, with protein sequence MINIGNALIFSDEAAFQGSNNGLFAFFSNTNGAGFPILDSSLTAITQALQIPVIILLIAFLVFAVYTLGKLLAEHLSRKKVPVSLIKEMIYSIYDAESAEDIKNVVNNADIQKSQKRILSELAESEHLGKKSRETLARRLIDNEEDKIAQNLNKTDIVTKIGPTLGLMGTLIPMGPGLAALGTGDVTTLASAITIAFNTTVIGIGSGAIAYFASKLRRRWFGEYLANLDALMDAILDNIDKRDERLK